The genomic interval GATCCAAAGTAAAGGTGAATAGATGATTACTGGAGGAATTCACCTTCCAATGAAatgatatatacataatggaTCTTAGAatgttattttcatctttgtgAAGCTTATCTTAGAAAATGACTGTCAggacagggtgcagtggctcacacctgtaatcccagcacttcaggaggcagaggtgggagggtagcttgagcccagcagttcatgacctgcctgggcaacatagtgagacctcgttctccagaaaaaaaaaaaaaaaaaaagaaagaaaaaaggaaaaagaaaatgactgtcAGTCTGCTCTTGTTCTTCTGCAGTTTTAAAATCTGTATGAGAAGACCAGAGAAAATGTACTATGTCTTAGCAtatggtgttttaaaattttaaatgtattttaccaGCATAAAACAAATGATGTTTACAGTGTTCTTTATTGgtgttataatttaaaaaaatattttcttctggggTATGATTTACATTTTGGTAAATTTTAGCTTCACAGTTCAGTATACTTAAGTGAAGCATTCATTATAATCATTCATctggtttttttaaattctttcatttattttattttatttatttatttattttttgaggtggagtcttgctctgtcgcccaggctggagtgcagtggcgtgatctcggctcactgcaacctccaccttctgcgttcaagcgattctcccgcctcagcctcccgagtagctgggactacaggcgcacaccaccatgcccggctagtttttgtatttttagtagagatagggtttcaccacattggccaggctggtctccagctcctgacctcatgatccacccgcctcggcctcccaaagtgccgggattacaggcatgagccaccacgtctggccaattctttcatttattaactCAGCATTTTTTGGCATGCCTAAACATATGCTAGGTGCTGAGATGCAGACTGAGGAAGAGATAGTCTCTGTCCTCAAGGGGCTCACTGTCTAGTGTGGGAAGGCAGGATGTGCGTGCATCACCATAGTCTGTTGTGGGAACTGCTTTCCTAAGAATGTATAAGAAGGGCCCTGGGAAAAACTTGGGAGAGGCAAATAAAAGCAGGTAGTTTTTACATCAGGATTGGCAAACTCAAAAGTCTTTAGGCCTAGGATACTGAAAATGAGTGAGGTGAAGGACACATGTCATACTGTGGGAGCCCAGGGGACCTTGGCAAACAGGAGAGCACAGCCTTGTCAAAAGAGGAAGCTGTGCACAGCTCCAGCCATGGAACTAGGGCCAATGTTGCCAAAGCCAACTTCTCAGGGAAACAGGGTTGTGTCTGCAATGTCCAGACTTGTTAGTGTTGGCTGTCTGTAAATGTTTAACGATTGTTTTTAAACACATAATGGCCAAGCCAGACATGTTTAGGGGCACCCCTGGACCACCCTTTGATTTAGATACAAAttagactttttctttctttctttctttctttcctttctttctttctttctttctttctttctttctttctttctttctttctttctttctttctttcttctttctttcttctttcttcctttctttctttcttctttctttctttcttttttctttctttttcttctctctctctctccccttccttccttccttccttccttccttcattccttccttccttcctttcgaGACAAGATcttcaagctggagtgcagtgatgcaatcacagctcactataatctccaactcctggactgaagggatcctcttgccccagctctcaagtagctaggactacaggaatgtgccaccatgcctggctaatttttttttcttttaaaaaattattacttttgagacagagtcttgctctgttactcaggctggagtgcagtggtattctTAGCTCattgtaacttctgcctcccagctcaATCCattctccctcctcggcctcctgagtagctgggcgcCACCatccctggttaatttttgtattttttgtagaaacaaggttttaccatgttggccaggctggtctcagaccctaggctcaagcaatctgcctgcctcagctttccaaattgctgggattataggcgtgagccaccacgcccagctgtccagctaatttttgaaaaatattttataaagacaggaggtcttgttgcccaggctggtcttgaactcctggcctcaagtgatcctcttgcctcagcttgccaaagcattgggattacaggtgggaaccatcacacctggccgtGAACTTTCTATTATAATCTGTTCTACCACCATTTCTTTGGTAATTTTGCATCCTGATTTTATAGAGAGCATTTCTTTCATAAGAGTATGCCAAGACTCGAGATGTTAATTGACTCGACATTTCAGCCATTCAGAGGCTCTGAAAGAATCGAGATgattacttttcttttcctttttttttttttttttttttttgagacagagtctcgttctgtcgcccagactggagtgcagtggcgtgatctcagctcactgcaacttctgcctcccggcttcaagtgattctcttgcctcagcctcccgagtagctgggattacaggcttgtgtcaccatgcctagctgatttttgtatttttagtggagacggggtttcattactTTGGGCTAggctcctgaactcctgacctcaggcaatctgccttccttggcctcccaatgtgttggattacaggtgtgagccactgtgcccagctgagatgATTACTTTTCTTGATACCCCCAGAGAAACTTACTACTTAGACCTGAAGATCAAGAACTGCCCCCATTGGAGACAAACTGTGGGATAATTTATGTTAAttctaaataaatgtttcttagtATCTCCTTTGGTTACTTTTCCAGGTGAGACAGGGGAAAAGGTGGAAACAGAGATGGAGAATGAGAAAGTGAGTGAAGGGGCTGAAaccaaagaagaagaaacaggagAAGTGGTGGACCTTTCAGCAGCCACATAGATAGAAGAGTGAACCGACACAGTGTGTTATCATAGAGGAGACAAAAATGGTAGTGAAGCTTGTGGTTATGTATCTTATCTTTCTACATTTACATGTTTTCTGTAAGGAGTGTGGTTACAGAGAGACTGTTGGAACCATGAGAAGGATGTTTCTGTGTTCTTGATTATATTGTTCTGCAAAACTGCTAAGCCATGAACAGTTTTCTTAGCTACTTAGAATGGTTatacatttaaaagtataaaaaccaaACCAATAAAAAT from Gorilla gorilla gorilla isolate KB3781 chromosome 7, NHGRI_mGorGor1-v2.1_pri, whole genome shotgun sequence carries:
- the ERICH5 gene encoding glutamate-rich protein 5 isoform X2, giving the protein MGCSSSALNKAGDSSRFPSGETGEKVETEMENEKVSEGAETKEEETGEVVDLSAAT